TCGAGAGTCTTACCAAGTTTGCCATCATGTTTCAGGCCATCCAGCTGTCCAAGATGTTGAGTCGATCTTGATAAAAGAAGCAAAGCAGGATGCGATGCATGAAGTGCGACAAAGATACGTGACCCATATGCTTCGAGTTGAGATCGTTGCGAAGGGGGACGTCCAGAGGGTCGGATACCGGGATGCTGTTCAGAGCATAGCCAGAAGGCTCGGTATTTCCGGCATCGTCCAGAACGTGGAACCTTATGATGTCAGGATCATCGCTGAGGGAGAGGAGTCCGCCCTGAAGGAGTTTGTAAGGGCGATAAACATTCAGGATAGGCCGATCAGGGTTGAGGAGCTTGAAGTGAAATGGAGCGCGGCTACAGGCGAGTTCCAGTACTTCAGGATCCTGAGAGGGGACTGGCAGGAGGAACTCGGCGAGAGGTTCGATGTCGCGATAAGGCTTCTCCACAGAAGCATCGAGCTGGGCGAACAGAATCTGGCGGTGAGCAAGGAGAATCTGGCAGTCAGCAAGGAGACTCTCGCAGTGAGCAAGGAGAATCTGGCAGTCGGCAAGGAGAACCTCTCCGTAGGAAGGATGATGCTCGAGAAGCAGGATCTGATGCTTGAGAAGCAGGATGAGACGATCGAGGAGCTCCGGGGAGTGAGATCAGATCTCAAAGAGCACATGGAGAAGAGGTTCGCCCGGATCGAGGGAGAGATCGCTGAGATCAAGAGGGCGATAAGGGAGCTAGTGCTCCATAACAAAATATTTTAACCATTACGTTTATCTACCCAGACTATGGGTAGAAAAAGACTGCATGAAGTGAGTTTGAAAGAAGGCGAACGAGAGGAGCTTGAGAGCTTCATCAGGAAGGGTAAAGCCTCTGCGAGGAGTCTGACGCGTGCGAGGATACTGCTTCTTGCTGATGAGGGTTGGAGCGACAAAGAGATAGTGGATGTGT
This genomic window from Methanothrix sp. contains:
- a CDS encoding acylphosphatase — protein: MLRVEIVAKGDVQRVGYRDAVQSIARRLGISGIVQNVEPYDVRIIAEGEESALKEFVRAINIQDRPIRVEELEVKWSAATGEFQYFRILRGDWQEELGERFDVAIRLLHRSIELGEQNLAVSKENLAVSKETLAVSKENLAVGKENLSVGRMMLEKQDLMLEKQDETIEELRGVRSDLKEHMEKRFARIEGEIAEIKRAIRELVLHNKIF